The window GATTTTTTTTCCATGGCTGAATCCTAAACAGTTAAATTTCAAAGGAACAAAATATATAACTCATTGGTCCAAGTAATGATCACATTGTAAACGAAATAACAGTACATAAGGCACAACAAATATTGATTCGCACATGTTTAAAAGATACATTTTGAAGCAATGAAATCGTGCAATCGGTATCGAAAGCAAAGAAGTTTTAAAGAAGGAAGAAATACTTGTGTTGGTCACTTTAAGTCATCATATAATTTACTGAGCCAACTCAAAATATTCCAATATCAGGAGACTCATACCTTTTGAATGTGTCTTTAAAGTGTGCTTACTCTGAACTAGAGGAACAATTGTTCCTTTCAAAAATAGGCTGCGTCTAAGAATCCTATTTTCTAATTTTAATTTCTGTCTTCACTTCAGTCCAGTAGGTCACAATTAACTAGATttagtttgagttttttgtACTTTAGAGGAGATCTCCAGTCTGACTGAACAGATTGGTGAGACTGAAAATACTATTCATAAGCTGGAGAAAGCAAAGAAGACTGTGGAGACTACTGAGGATGAAGAGATGGAGCAGATCAAAAGGAACAGAGCACTCTCGATGCTGAGTTCAGGAACGATGCCCTGAGAAtcaagaagaagatggagggatACCTGAATGAGATGAAGATACAGctgaggaacaacaacaacaaaaacaatatatatatatatatatatatatatatatatatatatatatatatatatatatatatatagatatatatagtgcTAGCCACTGCACCACCGTGTAGCTATAGTAAAACATATACACCAATCAGCCTGCTACCTGCTTTGAGTGCAATTCCGGAGAAAATAGTGTACAACCAAATCCaaaagtatttctttaaaaatgatttaaatatgATATATCACCATGCATATAGAAAGGGACATTCTACAACCACGGCATGATGACTGGATGAAATAAATTgatgaggaaaaacaaatgttggtaatatattgtatttgaaTGCAGCATTTAACATACTTAACAGTACGTTGTTATTGGAGGAGTTGAGCTGGTATGGCGTTGAAGCATCTACTGCTGCATGGATCAAAAGATATCTCATCAATGCAATGCAATTAGGGATCACTGTTGATAGTAACATTTCTTTCCACATTAATCAACTGGTAAACATGGGCAGAGGCACGGCTGCTATAAAACACtgtgtttgaaaatgtatgcCTAGCTATTTAACTCAAGTGCAAGCATGCTATGCTATCACAATTCAATTATTGTTCAGTGATCTGGTCCAACATAACAAAAAGTAATCAGAATAAATTACAGATAGCTCAGAACAAAGCAAGCTCGCATTTATCTTTACAGCCCATATCGAACAAGAGTATAGGTACCATGAATAATCTTGGCTTGGTTAACTGTAGCAGGTTGCACAACTCCAGAAATACTTTATAGCAATCTACAATTTTTTTTAGATAGACATCATTATTCTACTCTGCAGTCATCAGAGAAACAATTATTATATAGGGCTATCATATGTATTAGACAGGCTTTGAGTTGATCTTTGTCGTTGTGTGTCTTAAAGGTTGTGTTATGTATTGAGTCTTATTGTGAGTATGAATGTTACAGATGTGTATTGATGTAAATTATGTCATTGAagtattgtaatatatatatatatctatatatatatatatatatatatatatatatatatatatatatatatggggctgCAGGAAGTGTAGCTACTGTTGCAATACAGTATGTAATGGGgagctaaaacaaaaaaaatagctaaacaaaccaaacagaCGGCATCTTCAAAATATGCAAGCGATATAGTGTAAATGCATTGTCTATTGGCCGTGTAGCAAACCAGGACATGTATTTGTGATCAAAACAGTCAGTCACACAGTACAGGCCTATAACTCCGTATGTACCACCCTATATGTACCCTTGCTGTCTCTGTCATCGGCTTATGCTTACTGACACACGAGTACAGACTTGCAGATACCTTTCTATTTTTGATCATGCTGTGTAACCTTGAAATTGTGGACAGTCATCAAATAATACACAGGCCCCTCACAGAAACTGATACAGAAATTGTGAAAGAATTCTGAATCTTGTTGAAACCGGTTTGACAGCTGCTCTGTAGTCcatttaatacattacattatacacagTATTACAAACAGTACATTGCAATCTAGAACTTTGGTGAGTTCCCGATATGTATTTTGAAATCACTCTCTCACTTGGTTTTCTAACTAGCATGTaagctgttttaaaatatatttctggcATTAGTGGTGCATTTTCAATGGATTCCATGTGTTCAGTGGGCATGAAACATCAATTAACGAATTCATTAATTGTCTTTCATCAGCTGATTCTTTTTATTCCtattattaatgtattcagCCTCTCTTCGATATTGTACCAggacaaaatgtaaatatattcacATCATACATTTTCTTGTGCTTTCAGGGGAAAGAAAGCACAAGAAAATGCATTATCTTTAACACCCAGTGCTTTATGTTGATCATTTTATTTGgaattttgttatttttctgttcGCCTTTCATTGGGTTGTCAACTCTTgctcacaaaacacaaacatgaacctAGTGAAGTTATCAAATCTAGCGTTGGTGACATCTGTTTTCATAGAACGAGGGCTATGATGCAGAACCTTCATTATCCTCACTATTTCAGGTCGGACCACAGCAACGCTTGCTGCTACACACCTGGCAGAGCTCTATTGCACTGCCTTATCTTTAACATACTCTACTACAATACCAGGGACACAAACAAGTTACGCAAGTCAGTCATTTTCCTGTTTTAGTTGGGGCTCCTTTTTTAATGCTGTGAGCCAAATCGGCACATTTCTGACAACAATTACCATTCAGAACATGTTGTACTTAATACATCCATGGCAATGCCCTGATCTTACCTACACAGACATTATTCTTTTGATCGatgtaagaaaataaatatatttatatattatatttgagcaataaataaatctctttaAACTTTTGATATGGTGTTAATAACATACTGAATATGTCCTATATATATCCTCATCTTCACTGCTCCCTCCCTGGGATGGATTTATTTTTGACCATGGTGCCCTTGTGATCTTCTTGTAAGATGACAAATAACGAGCCATAATTGCTCAAAATGAGAGTTAATCTTGGAGATGATCTCAGACTTTTGCTTCATtgaatcagtcagtcagtatAAACTCTTCCACTCAAAAACTGGATATTGCTCACACCTCACAAGAAAATATGAACGCTATTCATGAGGAACATATTTCTGTTGTTAAATTTTCCGAGTTGGCAATCCTTCTGTTCCCATAACACGTGTCCAGTGTTAATGGAGAGACCATTGCCATCAGATATCTGAGGTTAGGATGTCCAGTAACTATACACCAGTGACATTTCAAGGCTTCTCCAAATTTAAAACTCATCGCTGGCTGCAATATCCAAATGAATAGGACACATGCACCTATCATAAACTATTAgataaaataaccaaaaaacaaTGCAGTGCACTTTTTCAATTTACCACTGGGTATTAAGTGGACATTACTGGCGTACTATATCAAGTTCCAAGAAATATCAACCTCATAATATTGTCATCTGTTACTGACAGTATACTTTTTCACGAGGGGTCCAGTTATATTCATTTTCAAGATTGTGTTGAGTTGAGGCCTAcagtaattttatttttatttaagtgatCACAATTTTAAACTGAGTACTGTTGACTCGTTTGGGTCCATAACAATGTAAACGTGTCAAATATTATCcacttttttcaaataaaatcagTGTCTCAAAACTGCAATCCCTCTGTTTTTCTTAAATAGGTTTCTCTGTTTGGTATATTTTTCATTTCGGTCTGCAGAGCCCAGTCATATTACACATCTCTtatcatttatatatgtattcactACTTCAGTCTGTTATTATAATTGTAATGGCTAAGGGGGAGCACATTCATTCATCGTTCCTTCACGACACTGAAACTGATCAATCAAAAGGCTTTTTTTAGCTAACTAACCTGCACTTGAGTGCTAACGTTACTTAGCTCATGGCTCAGGTGTAGCGTAGCTGTCTTGTTATAATAATTATGTATCATTCTAAGTCTGTAACAGATAGGACCCAAACGCCAATACAATGGAATGGTGGGTAGAAAGCAGAGGTTTATTCCAGCAGAACACACAAGCAGGCACGGCAGGTGAGTGTGATTGAGGTGTGAACAACAGGTGCACAGAATAGGCTGATGAGATGGgtgtgacagacaggtgcacAGAATAGGCTGATAAGATGGgtgtgacagacaggtgcacAGAATAGGCTGATGAGATGGgtgtgacagacaggtgcacAGAATAGGCTGATGAGATGGgtgtgacagacaggtgcacAGAATAGGCTGATAAGATGGgtgtgacagacaggtgcactgaatgaaCTGATTAAGTGTGCGAGGAGACAGAGGCCGGAGAAAATGGTCCAAACACCTCTGACGCAACAATTAAAATAAGCACGCAAATGTTAACGTATTAATCTTTTCAATCTTTctttagagaaaacaaatgtgatgtGAAACGCTTAAATGTCTTGGAGCATTTATTAACATAAACTTGTAAATAGTTCGATTGAATAGACAAAGCTCTTCACCACAAATGGTTaggaggtctgacccagaaTGATAGTGCAATAGAGTTTTATACATCTATAattattattgaaatgtttgccctcccccccctgctcctccctgcagtgtcctccttcctccccgcAGATAGGCCTTGGTGCCTGCCTGCGGCCCCGAGAGGTGAAAGTGAGGGACAAAAGATAAGACAATAATAAGATAAGTTCTGTCATTGTCCCTTTTTGCTGGCGTCGATCAGGCTAAGTCAAGATGAAAAGAACACTAAGGTGAAGTCCACCACAGATAGCCGACTTCAAACGCTTCGTAAGCCACAACCCATTTCAACAGTCGCGTCCCAGCCATGTGCATCCCTTTCAGTGTCCCTTGGAAACTGTTTCCGTTGCGTtgtgagcttcttttttttttgcagcgctTTGTGAAAATGCTTCACACGTGCCGTCaaatagtttttagttttttttcatttgcttgtgttttcttGAATCACACTGCATTGCTGTCCCAGGGTCACCATACTACAAGCTCACACAAATCCCTTTCAGAATGTAAATCTGAAACCATTGGCAAATTGATCTCTGAGATCATGGTAGGATTTAACATTGAGTCAGTAACACTTGTCACAGTGAGACACTCACTGTTATGGAATGACAAATGGcttaatataaatacaaatccATTGCAAGTATTCATGTACTCCCCTGTGGCTTAACTGTGTTCAGAGAGGCCACAGTTGGAATAAATTAATAGAGATCCTCACTGTTTGCCACAAGTCCCaatcataaaaaagaaatgaaaaaacatcaacaacctTTTGGTATTTAattagattcttttttttactgtactgggccttcttcttttttttgttccaacGCCAAACTCAATGCATCATTGTTTAACTTGAATATAGGACCAGGTTAAGTATGGAGAACAGCAATAAAGGTGCTCTTGCCTTCGTGGCAccaaacacacaggaagcacaGGTGTCCTTGGACCTTGGAGAAGATGCTATTTATGTGGCTAACTGGTTGTTCATTTGAATACCAAGATATTTTTAGTGGTAGAGTTTTGGCTCTGTTGTTCTTATTGGCAACTGCAGGGGAGTCGCCAACGACACATGTGATATAAAGACAATTTCCTTTGGTTAGAATGCCAAGACAGTATCATGTGACCATTCGACACAGCTGTCTATGTTTTTTAATGATTGACTGTTTTGGCATGCTACAATGATATCCTTACTACTGTTAAGTATGGTCTTGTGTCTCAATCATAACATAGTTGTTAAGGTGTTTCAATACAGCAGTCTTGATTAATGCAAAATGTTTTCACGATCAAAAACACAATTGTTTATGGTTCACAAGAATATTCCAGTTAACTACTATGCTTACATATGAAAAATAGCAAATAAAATCACAAtaatttgaatgtgtttttctcagTGTTACTGCCCAGTCATTGAGGAGTGTAACCCTCTTTTAAACCTTCTCAGGCTCCTCCTTGCCAGACGCGTTAGTCATGTCATATATTTTAGTTCAAAGACATAGTGCAGAGGCTCATCTATAAAAATCTAcgagacacaaggacacacaaagGAGAGTCTGGACTATTTTTCTCCTACTTCTAAAAAATGTCATCTTTTCACTTGAGCCTAAGTCAGAACTTGCAGTAATAATGCAAAATATACTCAAATGCGAACATGTGCACATCACATGctccattttaattttaaagagGTGTTTAACATGTAATTTGCAACACAAAATCAGAAAAATCAGAAAACATGTAGGTAGTATAAGCAGAGACAAGCTGTAACTACCACAGCAAGGTAGTTCTTCTAATTATTTAAATagatcaaaatgtaaaattgtaATGCTGCAATTAATAGTTAAAAGTTTTCCTGCAGCACTGGTGGCAGTTACACTGGTGAAACGGAAACTCTGCATAGTGaaatttatatatgtataattgtATAAGTGTGTCCCTTATACTTAAAAAATGTTATAACTATCATACAGAGACATGCTAAAGAAACAGTTTGCTGCACCAACACGTCTTAGATTAGAAGCTTATAGTTCTTTATAgtattacaaaacaaaaacaatgaaataacaTCAAATGGGTTTATTTGAAAAGTATTATGTTGTGTACCAAAATTGACCAAATGAATTGTATTCATTAGTTTACTTAACATAATGTCTACATTGTTGATATATACTGTAGGCCTCAACTCAACACAATCTTGAAAATTAATATAACTGGACCCTCGTGAAAAAGTATACTGTCAGTAACAGATGACAATATTATGAGGTTGATATTTCTTGGAACTTGATATAGTACGCCAGTAATGTCCACTTAATACCCAGTGGTAAATTGAAAAAGTGCACTGCAttgttttttggttattttatcTAATAGTTTATGATAGGTGCATGTGTCCTATTCATTTTGATATTGCAGCCAGCGATGAGTTTTAAATTTGGAGAAGCCTTGAAATGTCACTGGTGTATAGTTACTGGACATCCTAACCTCAGATATCTGATGGCAATGGTCTCTCCATTAACACTGGACACGTGTTATGGGAACAGAAGGATTGCCAACTCTGAAAATGTAACAACAGAAATATGTTCCTCATGAATAGCGTTCATATTTTCTTGTGAGGGGTGAACAATATCCAGTTTTTGAGTGGAAGAGTTTATACTGACTGATTCAATGAAGCAAAAGTCTGAGATCATCTCCAATGTATCTCCTGGAAACAAAAGGATTGCCAACTCAGATaatttaacaacaaaaacataaacacaagacTAACTAAGTGTCAAACTTAGTTTGGGTTGCCACTTTTAGGCTTAAATCCTGCTCAACTCAGCTAATGCATTCCGTCGCAGTGAGACAGTACAATGGGCCTTGTGTGACAtagcacatacatacacgcatacagtatatacatacatagatacacacgTACGCACGTACAAGATGGAGGTTGATTACCTCTCTGGCAACATGGAGTCTGTTGCTAAAGCAAATAACTGAATATAACGCTGAATATCTTATCAGTAGGTGCTATGCATTTGAGTCATGTCAATACAATACCTATTAAAGGCCAACCTGGAGAAAATGTGCCGGATTCTTGGAGACCAATTAAGTGAaatcctccagcagcagctccaggagCTGGAGTCCAgggtatgtactgtatataaagGCTCACAGATCAATTGAAGTAAAGaaaaaatctttatttattatttatatcatgaCATTACAGGTGCGTgagaggagagtgaaggagCTGATTTACCAGTTACATTTCACTAAAAGCGACTATACTCACACCTCGATAACAGTGATGGAAAgtatatttactcaaatactgTACTTATTCATAATTTGGAGTTACCTTGTTGCCATTTATGAGCAGATTCTTTAAGATTTTACATACAAATTATAGGTACCCTTATAAAACATGATTATGATTGGTAAAACTACCTAAATGTATTATTGACTAACAACAACATcaatatgtatattaaaataCATCAGTAATAACAaagtataaatatgtaataatataacattGAGAATTTACACTTTGCTAAAtgagtattttttaatttgataccataagtgcattttttatataataagtgtgtgtacttttacttcggtaatgttttgaatgcaggatttCTACTTGTTACAGAGTATTCTTACACTGTGTGCAGCTCAAAGTCAAGGCGTACAAGAGACAAGCTGTGAGTCAACGATATTAATTTGACTTATCATGCAGTAGAATAAATAATGCTATCACCATTAACAACTAAATGAATACTACTCTTAAACCTTTCACAGGAGGAGCAGGCCAACATGTCCAGGCATATAAAGGTGTAGCATGAGCAGGAGGAAGCTCAGGAGGAAGCTCAGGAGGAAGCTCAGGAGGAAACTCAGGAGGAAGCTCAGGAGGAAGCTCAGGAGGAAGCTCAGGAGGAAACTCAGGAGGAAGCTCAGGAGGAAACTCAGGAGGAAGCTCAGGAGGAAGCTCAGGAGGAAGCTCAGGAGGAAACTCAGGAGGAAGCTCAGGAGGAAACTCAGGAGGAAGCTCAGGAGGAAGCTCAGGAGGAAACTCAGGAGGAAGCTCAGGAGGAAGCTCAGGAGGAAACTCAGGAGGAAGCTCAGGAGGAAGCTCAGGAGGAAACTCAGGAGGAAGCTCAGGAGGAAGCTCATGAGGAAGCTCAGGAGGAAGCTCAGGAGGAAACTCAGGAGGAAACTCAGGAGGAAACTCAGGAGGAAGCTCAGGAGGAAACTCAGGAGGAAGCTCAGGAGCGCGCTGACATCGCTGAGTCCCAGTTTAACAAGCTGATGCTGGAAAGGTAACTTGTTCATTCTCTTTAACAGTGTCATGGATTAACTGCATATTCTTTCTCTATATATCCATTATGTTACATTCCAAAATGTTTTAGAAGAATTATGTGTTTCAACTAATCGAGAGCAAAAATGAAGTAGCGATCAGGTTTAAAGTCTGTTTTTATTGATTGGCAGAATAATGGTTTTAGTTGCAACCTAGCTATTTTTGGATAAGTAGCTCCAACTACATTATCCTATACTGCAAACATCgaatttacatttgaaaaagcaaagcaaagagtTCTTACCCACACTACTAAGCTTGAAACTAAATAGaccatgtgtatatgtatacataacaTTTAACCagcaaaatgaaataaaatcaaaacGCCTCAACAAATAACCTACCCAgttaaaacagtaaaaacaataCACTTTAGTGGTACTAAGAGCTTCTAATTAGTGTGGGCAAATACAAACTACGGATACAATTTGATTAACATCGTTCAATCAATTATTTTCCTAGCCAATCACTGACACCTTACATGCATCTTCTATTGCTTTCCTCAAAAGATAATTTACAAAGTGGCATACTATTGTTTATTGCCACCATCCTTCTTATCTTTCTTTCCACTCGCCTTTCCCTTTCCTTGCCCTGCCTTTTCCCTCCCCTTTCCAGGATCCCCTTTGCATTTATGTCCGTCTTGAGCCAACCCCTTCTGCAGCTGAGCTGTGTGAACCTTCTCAATCAGAGAGAAGCAGTCTTCATCTGGAGTGATGGGGCTGTTCATGCTGCCCTGTTCATGGGGGTTGGGAGATGACGGCCTTGAGTGGGCTTTTCTGGGACTGGCATGGCTTGGAGAGCAGTGGCTGGAATCTTCTTTTGGGATAAGGTTTAAGTTAAAGGACAGGGGCCTGCCAGGTCCTGGGCTCAGAGGGATCACAAGGTTATCTCCAGGGGCTCCGAGAGTGAGGAAGACTTCAGGGAACGTACACGCTTGGTTGATATTCGTCAGTCCCTTTGACAGATAAGCATAGATGAAGAAATGCATCTTTTATTAAGACAATAGCAGGCGACAAGCTCACAATCTACATTGTGACACAGCTCACCTGCTCTGGTGTGAAGCTCATGGACACCCTCACTGTCACCTGTGAAGAAACAGCGTGTCATTGTTCTACACAAAGTCGGAACAGTTCAAAGACGAGAGTTTAAAATAATCACTTAAAGCAGAACGATGTATCGTTATCAACAAAACTCACACATAGGAATCTGATCAAGGAGCATCGATTCCACCTTAACAGAAACACTTAACTGGGGAAGGGTCTGGTATTTCAAACTATGGACTCACAagctggattttttttttccttttcagcgACTTTAGATAAAATCATTGCAGAACAACCATTTTGGTAAATGCATGCATTCCGCTGACGTTACTTTATATGAACTTATAAAAGCatgtatctttaaaaaatatatatatattaatgaacACGTCACCTGTGCTGGGGAATTTAGCTTTTGCTGATATTCTGTCACGGGGGTAAATGAAGCAGATTTGGGTAGAGCTCTGGGGGTGCCAGATTCTGCATAAGCCGTCCGGGACGGTGAGGTAAGTCTGCAACAGTCCTTAGTTGATGTTGTTGGTGTACTTTCAGACACGGTGGCGTGGCGTGGAGAAGCCTtgcagaagaaaagaagaaaaaaaagtactcCGCTGTGATCTTTAGAATCATAATGAacagatatattatattatacagaTATATAAAGTA of the Cyclopterus lumpus isolate fCycLum1 chromosome 8, fCycLum1.pri, whole genome shotgun sequence genome contains:
- the LOC117734804 gene encoding sialidase, producing MDDQRCVLNVSPQSTPKHKPSQSTVPNGPDSEKFFSLLANSQGRRLDDQRASLPSLPRIQNGGTTSTASERDASYLCSMVSKVQSAPSTQRKEHPSSDTSTKSPRRVPSLNRAKPDKASPRHATVSESTPTTSTKDCCRLTSPSRTAYAESGTPRALPKSASFTPVTEYQQKLNSPAQVTVRVSMSFTPEQGLTNINQACTFPEVFLTLGAPGDNLVIPLSPGPGRPLSFNLNLIPKEDSSHCSPSHASPRKAHSRPSSPNPHEQGSMNSPITPDEDCFSLIEKVHTAQLQKGLAQDGHKCKGDPGKGREKAGQGKGKASGKKDKKDGGNKQ